The segment atttcTCGTTATATTGTAGTTTGGGAGGCGAGAATAGATAGTCACGGCAGAATCTTTTACATCGACCATGTGAACCGAACGACCACCTGGCAGCGGCCCTCCGCCACTAACACCAGCAGGGCTCGTCCCTCCAGCAACGACCTGCAGAGGCAGCAACTAGACCGCAGATATCAAAGCATTAGAAGGACAATCACCTCTCGGAGACTCGATGTTGAGGAGTTCAGTTTGAGCACTGGCGAGGGTGCAAGCACCACCGCCACGCCTCCCCTGCCCGAGAGACACGACCACATCCTCCAGGTTCCAGCTGTCAAATTCGTCGCCCGTCCAGACTTTTTCTCCATTCTACATACTAATGAGGTAGGTCTGAACCCGACAAAACGCTTATGGAAGTAtttatttcccatttttccaaattttaaagatatcaTTCCCGTATTTTTTCACTTCAcccaattaatttgatatcaAGGACGATGTCATTCTTTTCAACAAGTTTCTACGCCTTGTATGGGAATCTGATTGCATTGATATACTTTATAGACTTGCAtaggctcacaatcagtaaagCCATTTGAACTAAACAAACGCAGTTTGTGTGGTTTATAACATGATTGTTTATTCTCTTTACAAAGGAGGCCTTCAACTTGTACAACAGAAGTGGTACTCTGAAGCACATGGTCACTAAAATCAGGAGGGATGGTCATGCTTTTGAAAGGTACCAACACAACCGTGATTTGGTCACGATGCTCAACATGTTTGCCGACACCGGACGAGACCTGCCAAGGGGGTGGGAAACCAAATTCGATAGAAATGGAAAGGTAACTGCTTTTCTGATCTTGCTGGGTGTGCATTCGTCTCACTGGCGCGTTTTTCAATCCCAGCAATTCTTCATTGACCACACTACGAAAACAACAACGTTCATTGACCCTAGAGTTCCTGTAGAAGCACCATATGTGAATCCTCACAAACTTCTCTTGCCTGGAGCAAGACGGAGGAGTCGAAGCGCCGGAGAGGAAGAGCTTAGCCAAACTCGAGTGAGTCCCATATCAGTctcacattttcaatttaattttggtggCTTTCGCCTTGGGAccctgaaaagaaaaattcaatgggCGATTTGAGCTAAGTTTTTGAACTTTCGCGTTGCAGGCGCCAATTCCTCCTCCTCGTCCCTTGAACAGCAATACAGCCCTTGTGCAGCGAATCATGCCTGAAATTCCCACGGCGTACAACGAAAAGGTAGTCGCCTTTCTTAGACAAGCTAACATCATGGACATCCTGAAAGAACGTCACGCTGCAATCAGTACAAGCCAAAGTCTCAAGGACAAAGTCAACGCCATCAGGGTGGACGGCACGCTAGCGCTCGACAGACTCAGCGACGACATCGATCTCACTATTTTGTTGAGGTAGGTCAATTATGTTAAAAACAGACAAAGCTCTCCGCTCAATTTCGTATTTTGATAGATGTGTCAGTCTTCtttgtttaaatatatgtattttatcaattatatCGTGTGTCCGTAcgcaattttttacaactctCTGGATATGCCAAGCGTACATACTAGAACGTGCAACTCAAAGTttcttgcaatttatttttatcccggaccttaagaaaatattaaaacttgtAGTCAAGTTCACCGTGCACCTCTCTGTTCATTGATATAGCATATGTATGAAGTCATCTTGTCGCTAATGTGCGCCGCAATTCGTATAATTTTGAGAGCAAGTGCGCGTGGGGGCAGGTGCTGCGCCGGCAGTGTTGTAACAAAAAGCTAAAAGTGCAGGTGACGGAAGGAAAGCGCTAATGTGCGGCACGAGCTTTTCTTCCCTTGAAACCGCCGCAGCGTGCTGATGTCATTTGACCTATTTCGATGGAGAAGCAACCACTCTATGCTTTTCCGCGATGCACGAAATTCGTGCACAAAGCAGGTGGTGGATAATCGCATTCACCTGGCGTTTCACTTTCATTGTCTCGTCCTCTCGCGCGTACCGTTAGTGGAAACAATTTTCGCAGCCGCCGCTTCCGTTTAGGCTATAGCGACAGCTTGATTcgtttattgcttttaattgcCGCAAGAGTCATTTTGCCCATGTAAGTATAGGCAGCTCGAAAATAAGTCGGCACCTTGTATGGAAATTTGCCTGCTCAGTGCCTCGTTGCCGCTCTATTATTGTTTCGATCACACCAAGTGCGCATCGGCAAAGTGCAGCATCGATTTGCTTTCTGATAAAAGGCGATCGCGTTATTTGCCGGCTTATTCCATTAAGAGAATGATAAAACACACAATATCATCTTCAGCAACCACTGACTTCTTGACACCCACGACTGCAAACAATTGCACCCATTGCGCCATCGCAACCAGTCCCAGTgttgattattgcacatttttgcACTTCCGAGAATCGCAGCCGTTTCTCTTCGACTTTAATTGCGCGCATCAGGTGTtgttgccgctgccgctgaTTCGGCTTTCGTATTCAATAAAGGTCGCGACTCGCTCGACGATGCAGAGCAGCATCGGGGCTTTGTAATatatgcaaatgcaaatttcgccTCGTTCAAGGTTGACGGGAGAGGTTAAAAATCATCgcgatgattttaaaacaacgGCACATTGACTTTTCTTAAACgatattatttccttttatcTTTTTTGTGTATACTAAGCTGTCTGTTTTTATAgagggaaatttttgttttttatctgTATTATTTGTGCAGCTAAAAAGTGTAGAAAAACAGATTTTCTAttgacaaaatatattttgaaaatgatatcATCCTAAGCAAACTTATAGGAtgcgaaaacaatttttatttgctaccacctaaataaatatttttggagccATGCAAATACGCAGAATGATATGCATACAATCCTTTGATTTTTCTAAGTAATAttgcacttttaaattaaaatttacttggaatgaaaagtaaaataattgaatcttataactaaaaaaaaattggtaggTCTTTGGTCTAGTTTGTTGTTTTCATTGGGATAATTTCTTCTGGCACTTTTCTCAAGTGGACGAGCATCTCGTAAATTTCGAATCGAACGTTAATGTTGTCGGACGTTGGCTGGCTTTTATCGCGCTCACTCGCTCTACGCGAAGAACGCCTGTTGCGCCCCCGTCGCCTCATTGAAGAGCCCGCCGTCTTCGCTCAGTCAGTTTGCGGTCACGTTTGGCTCGCACTAGCTGGATATGGGCTGACTGACCGAACATCTCCGCTTGCTTTACGTTGACAGTGCGTCGTGCTCACACTATCGGTGGTTTGACATTCGCTGGTCTGGTCGACGTCTTTCTTCCAGCGATGCGCTTCCGCAAAGCGAAAATCAAGTGAAAGCGATAAAGACCTGACTTTGTGCGCTCATCATGGGCTGGCTCACCAAAACCCTGGGCATGCTTTTTAGCCTGTGAgctttatctttatttttaacagtttttattCATAAGTTTCAACGCTGCatggtttaaatttgaattacaattttttgaatagtGATAATGCATGACTTTCCTGAAGTCAATGCCTCTTGAGTGTGTACGCAGCGTCTCGAGATTGACATTATAGCGTTTTTACGGCGTACTTCAATTTTTGTCACttgtcaattttcaaatttgaaattcacttTTCAGCCTTTTCGAGCAGGAGATCATGTCGTACGTCCCGGCGGCAGCGCCCGCCGGACGCTCCCCGCGGGGTTCGCCGCAGATTTCTCCACAGACCTCACCAGGCCTCTCGCGGGCCAACGCCAGGGCTCCTGCGCCCTACAGAAGAGACTTTGAGGCTAAGCTGCGCAACTTCTATCGCAAACTCGAATCAAAAGGTTACGGACAGGGACCTGGAAAGCTCAAGTATGTTgattgcaatatttaattaaaaggaacTGATCGAGTGTCGTCGCAACAGGCTGCACATTCGCAGAGAGCATCTGTTGGAAGATGCGTTCAACAAAATCATGGCTGCGTCCAAGAAGGATCTGCAGAAGTCCAAGCTGTATATCACCTTCGACAGAGAAGAGGGCCTCGACTACGGCGGTCCGTCCAGGGAGTTCTTTTTCCTGCTCTCCAGAGAACTGTTCAACCCGTATTACGGACTTTTTGAGTACTCGGCAAACGACACTTACACGGTGCAGGTTTCTCCTGTCTCGGCCTTCGTCGACAACCACCACGAgtggtaatttgattttaacaaaagcaaaacatCGTTCAcattgttttttcaatttttcttcgcAGGTTCCGCTTCAGTGGCCGTGTTTTAGGACTAGCTCTTGTTCACCAATACCTACTCGACGCTTTTTTCACTCGACCCTTCTACAAAGCACTGCTTAGATTGTAAGTAGAAGAATATGCTAATATCTATGCATGCTTCACTTTTACTGATCCGAGATACATATCTTGCTATATTGTTAATCTTGCTTATTCACTCGACTTGTTAAGTATGTGTTAACACTGTAAAACTAATGGAATATTGGTGTAGGTCAAGTTAAAGATGTATAGTTTCAACAGGAAACGATACTGCGATTACGCAAATAGCGTGAAAACAACAATAAGGAAAACATTCATGACTAATCCCAATATTTATGTTGCAGACCTGTATCTTTGAGCGACCTTGAGTCTCTAGACCATGAGTTCCACCAAAGTTTGCTTTGGATCAAAGAAAATGATATCACCGACCTTTTGGACCTGAACTTCGCAGTCACTGAAGAAGTTTTCGGTCAGATCGTGGAGAGAGAACTAAAGCTAGGAGGCAACAACATTCGagtcacagaaaaaaataaaaaagtaatttgaaaaatatttcattttaaatagaaaactaACAATGGTTTTTCTCAGGAATACTTAGAACGCATAGTTAGATGGCGCTTGGAGAGAGGAGTCGCGGAACAGACCGAGTCGTTAGTCAGGGGTTTCTACGAAGTCGTCGACCCGAGACTTGTGTCTGTCTTTGACGCTCGTGAGCTTGAGCTGGTCATCGCGGGAACCGCAGAAATCGACCTGCTTGACTGGCGCAAAAACACCGAATACAGATCAGGTATGCCTGCCTCAGTTTAGTTAGAAGTTCAGAATTTTGCAACTGTGTCGTTCGTTTCAGGCTACCACGACAACCACCCTGTGATTCAATGGTTTTGGCATGCCATCGAAAAGTTTACCAACGAACAACGCCTCCGCCTCCTGCAGTTTGTGACTGGAACTTCAAGTATTCCTTATGAGGGTTTCGCTGCTCTCCGAGGCAGCACGGGACCCAGGAAATTCTGCATCGAGAAGTGGGGGAAGCCAAACAGCCTCCCAAGGTatgcaattttctttaaaaagggCACAGACCCAACAAAACTGTTCCTGGTACTAAACAcccttttttctttgcagGGCGCATACTTGCTTTAATCGGTTAGATTTGCCGCCATATCCAACTCTCGACACCCTGTACGAGAAGCTCCTCCTGGCCGTTGAGGAGACCAGCACCTTTGGCATTGAGTAATGCAACTattcacactcacacacacggcACCACGACCCAAGCTTTTAAGATTCTAAACTTATGCGCATTGTTGTTACTGCATGATAATTCCAGTTGATGAAGAATCAACAAACACTGCTAAAAATTATAGCTACTGAATTTTATATCCATTGTGATTTTGTGCTCTAGTCAGTCAGGTATCTCGACATTTTATTGCCACAAATCAGATGCCCCTTACAaacttgtaaataataaagcatttctgttcttaaaataatatcacctGTTTTAATCGTGTGGGAGTTTGCCAGAAAAGCTCTATAAATGTAATTAAAGagtttaactttattttgattatagGGATTATAGGAacttaacaaaatatattttagaaacaaCTAGCGCATAAAAAATCACATATCTTCGTCAGATCTTTCATCCTTCTCTGCCCAACATTTGTCCCAAAAGGCTTTCAGCCTGTTGTCTTCATTAGAGCAGAAATCCTGAAAATCTTGCAAAAGCCGGTCTTGGAATTTCTCATCACCGGTAGCTGGGTTTGAAGCCGTTTTCCAACGGCGACCGATCATGTGGTTCCAAGACCAGAGAAATCCAATCTGAGGATAAAACATCATTCAAAGGATCATCAGATATTTAGAATCAAAACTGGCATACCCTCGTTTCTGGTCCGCACTCGTCTCGTTTACCACTGACGTGTCGAGTGATGTACTCTTCATGAGGGCTCGATGGTGGCATTTCTTGGAGCGAGTCATAGCGATTTTGTTTGGAGCCTTGACTGCCTTGGATTCTGATTGGTTTGCTCTTTGGCTGGCACTGTTTGCAAAACGGATAGATGAGAAAGTGTCAAATTCAAAGTTTCAATGGAAATCGCCAGATTTAacgtgcaaaaaatttaaacttaagaGCTATACAATGGCAGagattaagaattttaatttaatcatggGTTTAAAACGCATTTTGCTAAAGgtctgcaaaattttctctctggaCTTACTctaatccaaaatattttttcttacgcATGGCTGAGTTGGTATCATGATGAAGGCATTTCCAGTCAGATGAATGTATTGCCGGTGAAAAGGGTTGAACTGGTGCGAGTTAATTGGCGTCGACAAATTTGGAGTGCTGGGTGGCTCACCACCAAGCACTGGAGGCTGCCTCTGCGGTTGGCCAAGAGCAGTTTCCAGAATGCAAGAAACAAATCCGAATCTGGCAGCAATAGTGTCTTGCAATAGAAATAGCCTCTGCTTCCAAGAATCCTCCGCAAAGTCTGAAATCCCAGATAAATTATTGTGCGTCacctttcaaaacaaaaaataaatgtttttactttCGAAAAGGTGGCTCTTGTTCCCCATCAAAGCCTCTGTGTCCAACGGAATGAATATCGGGCCTCGCAATGGATCAGACTTTTCTGTGTATGGCAGAGCGAACGGGTCAGCAGGAACAGGGATCATGTGCAAACCGCAAGTCTGCGCTTTTCTCGCCCAACCCATCACCTAGATATTGAATCATTCATCTAACTGaataagagagaaagaaattcaataaatcacCAAGTCTGAAACAACTGTCCCAGTTGCAGCAACCCACTGGACGGAAAACTCGTACGCACGATCGGCCCTGAACACAGGTTGGTACTTCGCGTGTCCCCATTCGATCCTGTCACTCTTGTTCGACACGTCTATGTCcaagtgtgtgtttttgtaGTTTGGCCCTAAGGGAACAACGCTTAGTAAAAGACTCAAAAACCCAATCAGTTGTGTACTTTTCCAGTCTTCGCAGTCCTggtggtttaatttttctacaagGAAGCTTGCTATCGGCGTACTCTGCGACACCGCGTTATCAAACTTCCAGCCAAGAGGTCGCTCAACCTCAACCTCAATCCACTCGTTCTCAAAGCTGATGGCATCGCCCTGAACTGAAGATTGTTACATCATATTAACacctatttttaatgattggAATAGacaataattaagttttaaataaatatagtgaTTCAAGCGCGCGATTTAAtgataaagtaaaaattcttaCAAAGCTTAATCTTTCtgaattggatttaaaattaaaaatttaggtgccaaaaataataatctgcCTCATAATATGCAACTGAAGGTTTTGGTTTGAATTAAACAAGTGGCTGGCACTCTCACACGCTCATTCAGCTGCAAGAGAGTCGCAACGCGCTTTGACTTCCCCACCGATCCAGAGAAGGCAACGGTTCATTCCAGCATCCACGgagcaatcaatttaaaaaaaaaaccctACAAATATGTGCTgatgtgcaataattaattttatgagagCAGGCACTTGTTGCAAGATAAGATATGTattaaaccaataaaatttgtcaactagagtttcaattttagttgGTTCTGTTTGGTAAACTATGGAGCATTAACTAAAGGTaggaacaaattaatattttgatcaaaatcaaTGTTGTCGAGATTCAGCGCGGAAGAAATTACCCCTgtaatttatagtttttgcatttcttctGCAAGCTCCGTTTGCGCActcatgcatttttatagaattatttgatttttctgttttttcgttttactgaattttgcaagaatataatttaaaatacaaaccCTTTTCTTCCCCGGTGATGTAGTACAGATAGAATCCAACGATGAATGGATGCGTTTTTGATCCTGAGGCATGTCGAATGAGCTCATTTTTCAGCATTCCCTGAAAATGCAACGAATGCGTACAAAAATTAGCCTCGCGTGGAAACTAACCTGCATGACATCAGCTGCGGCGTCTTTAGAGTTCAAGCCTTCGACATGCGTGAGTAACCAGTGGACAGCATCAGCGCTGGAGAAGGTCATTGGGGGAGAGGTTTGATTGAGGAAGAGGAAGGTGAGACCACCATTTGGGTTCTTCATCGCTTCCAAGATCTCCTGATAGCTGGCAGACGCACTCAATCTCTTGAACTCAACGCTGGTGCTgagtgaaaatcaattttcaaattcacgtcacgattaaaaagcagcatttTGTACTTGTCTTCGTTGTTTTCTCCCGAGGTGTTGTGTGACTCGGTGCTCTCAAGCGAAACCTCGCTCGCAGGTGACACTCTCCCGCTGTTGGCGTTTTCGGTTTTCACTCGCTCCATAACTTTTGATCCAGACCTGTGGAAACCACATGAACCAAAGCCCTTGGAATAGACCACACCTACACACCTGGGTGTCACGATTCTATCGTTTGGTCGATTAGCAGTAGGTGAGACATGCAGGCCCTAAACGCATGCACAGGAAGAAAAATGATGAGAAGTCTGCGTGAAAAGCACCCAAAAGCTAATTTTGTACATCTCAATCGCACAAAACACACTCTTCAACTTGAATCAGTGCAAAAAGCCGTttgttaaaaagcaaaaaagtgcAACAAAGCAAAGTGTTGTTATAGCCGAAACACGATGTCCACGAATCTGCAGCGCCGCCAAGCCAGGTGAGGAAAAGAGGGTTTGAAGCGAGTACCACATACACCTTCAACTGTGAGCAATAAGACAAACCTGGATCTCGGCCTCTCTAAAACCCTGTTGCTGCCGAGACGCTCTCGAAATGGCGAACTTCCGACAACACTGGCCTGTAATGTattagcaaaaatgtttttgtcttGCGCATTAAGCGTTCTAATTTAAGTTAGTCATCACTATGGCCAAATCACACATcgataaatcaaaataattttgcaaaagatAAGTGAGAGCGATAAATTTTCGTGTCATACCCTGGTTTTCTTGACAGTGTTGCGCCTCTTGATTTTGTTGAGCCAGCTCTCGACGAATCGGAGAAAACCATCGGTCAAGAGAGCCTGTTCATCCAGCGTTTGCATTTGGTACACGTCAAAATGCGAACTACCTTCCTGGATTTTCTTTGTCCCCGAATGAGACCCAGGAAGTAAATAGACTCTAAACCGCCAAAACTTAAGTGTCTGGAACAGGCAAACACTTTATATGTATTATTCCTTATTACACCATATTTATCCCtaccaaaatttgcagcattAACAggctcaatttaaaataattgttccctgggagtaaaaaatcaaaatacctcACTCAAGGCGAAATCTGTATCTCCACGAGAACAGATATAGTGATCCATGTAATTCCAATTGTAGTTCTCCAGCTTTTCAGAT is part of the Cloeon dipterum chromosome 1, ieCloDipt1.1, whole genome shotgun sequence genome and harbors:
- the Hecw gene encoding E3 ubiquitin-protein ligase HECW2 isoform X1, with the protein product MGWLTKTLGMLFSLLFEQEIMSYVPAAAPAGRSPRGSPQISPQTSPGLSRANARAPAPYRRDFEAKLRNFYRKLESKGYGQGPGKLKLHIRREHLLEDAFNKIMAASKKDLQKSKLYITFDREEGLDYGGPSREFFFLLSRELFNPYYGLFEYSANDTYTVQVSPVSAFVDNHHEWFRFSGRVLGLALVHQYLLDAFFTRPFYKALLRLPVSLSDLESLDHEFHQSLLWIKENDITDLLDLNFAVTEEVFGQIVERELKLGGNNIRVTEKNKKEYLERIVRWRLERGVAEQTESLVRGFYEVVDPRLVSVFDARELELVIAGTAEIDLLDWRKNTEYRSGYHDNHPVIQWFWHAIEKFTNEQRLRLLQFVTGTSSIPYEGFAALRGSTGPRKFCIEKWGKPNSLPRAHTCFNRLDLPPYPTLDTLYEKLLLAVEETSTFGIE